A region of Legionella donaldsonii DNA encodes the following proteins:
- a CDS encoding FKBP-type peptidyl-prolyl cis-trans isomerase — MKMRLVAAAVISMAMSTTIAAADATATTSLNSDMDKLSYSIGADLGKNFKKQGIEISPAAMAKGLQDGMSGGQLLLTEQQMKDVLNKFQKDLMAKRNAEFTKKAEENKAKGEAFMSQNKAKEGVVSLPSGLQYKIIQTGTGAKPAKDDTVTVEYTGKLIDGQVFDSTEKTGKPATFKVSQVIPGWTEALQLMPAGSTWEVYVPAGLAYGPRSVGGPIGPNETLIFKIHLISVKKSDA, encoded by the coding sequence ATGAAGATGAGACTGGTCGCGGCAGCTGTCATAAGTATGGCAATGTCAACGACAATTGCTGCAGCTGATGCGACAGCTACAACATCATTAAATAGTGACATGGATAAGTTGTCTTATAGCATTGGCGCTGATTTAGGTAAGAATTTTAAGAAGCAAGGCATCGAAATCAGTCCTGCTGCTATGGCTAAGGGATTACAAGACGGCATGAGTGGTGGTCAACTGTTGCTGACTGAACAACAAATGAAAGACGTTTTAAATAAATTTCAAAAAGACCTAATGGCAAAACGAAATGCTGAATTCACTAAAAAAGCTGAAGAAAATAAAGCGAAAGGTGAAGCGTTCATGAGCCAGAATAAGGCTAAAGAAGGCGTAGTTAGTTTGCCAAGCGGGTTACAATACAAAATAATCCAGACTGGTACTGGTGCAAAACCAGCAAAAGATGACACCGTCACTGTTGAATACACTGGCAAGTTAATTGATGGCCAGGTTTTTGATAGCACTGAAAAAACGGGTAAGCCTGCTACTTTCAAAGTATCACAGGTTATCCCTGGCTGGACTGAAGCATTACAATTAATGCCTGCCGGTTCTACTTGGGAAGTCTATGTTCCTGCCGGTCTTGCCTATGGTCCACGTAGTGTTGGTGGCCCAATCGGACCTAATGAAACATTGATTTTCAAAATTCATCTGATTTCTGTCAAGAAATCTGACGCTTAA
- a CDS encoding AmpG family muropeptide MFS transporter, translating into MNKRLLIVFLLGFSSGLPLALISSTLQAWFADTGMSVLATGMLSLVSLPYAYRIAWGPLLDRYSLSSLGKRRSWILIMQFALLIGFNVMAWFSPNTAPELMAVIAFMLACFSATQDVAIDAHRVEYLPVVEHGIGASLAVFGYRFALLVAGGFALIIAKNFGWAFTYRLMGFLMLLGVIATLWSNEPSKHNENQINFVESFVAPLKELGKRRGIVPLLLFILFYKLGEAFTTTTSGIVMPFLIQGVGFSLDTIGYVNKMMGISSILLGGLAAGLLLIRWSLFRALLVFGLIQAITNVLFIALAISGKNLPLFATAVVCDNFAAGMGSTALVAFFMRLVNQSFTATQFSLLVALATLPRVFSGPVAAMLQMWLGWVGLYQLSFVLALGFIPFLLMIREQTKVVNEPGFGEPELKVVH; encoded by the coding sequence ATGAACAAACGCCTATTGATCGTTTTTTTATTGGGCTTTTCTTCAGGGCTTCCTTTAGCGCTAATCAGTAGTACCTTGCAAGCCTGGTTTGCTGATACAGGTATGTCAGTACTGGCAACTGGTATGCTGAGTCTGGTTAGTTTGCCTTATGCCTACCGTATTGCTTGGGGACCATTACTTGATCGTTATTCACTTTCGTCACTGGGTAAGCGACGAAGCTGGATTTTGATTATGCAGTTTGCTTTATTAATTGGCTTTAATGTCATGGCATGGTTTTCACCCAATACAGCGCCAGAACTTATGGCGGTTATTGCATTTATGTTAGCTTGTTTTTCGGCTACTCAAGATGTAGCCATTGATGCGCATCGCGTTGAATATTTACCTGTCGTTGAGCATGGCATCGGCGCTTCATTAGCGGTTTTTGGTTATCGTTTTGCTCTGCTTGTTGCTGGTGGTTTTGCTTTAATTATCGCTAAGAATTTCGGTTGGGCGTTTACGTATCGCCTGATGGGGTTTCTCATGTTATTGGGTGTCATTGCGACTTTGTGGAGTAATGAGCCTTCAAAACATAATGAAAATCAAATCAATTTTGTGGAATCGTTTGTTGCACCACTGAAAGAACTGGGCAAAAGGCGCGGTATTGTTCCCTTGCTGTTATTTATCTTGTTCTACAAATTAGGGGAGGCGTTTACAACCACAACAAGTGGTATTGTGATGCCATTTTTAATTCAAGGGGTTGGCTTTTCATTAGATACTATTGGTTATGTTAATAAAATGATGGGTATCAGCTCCATTCTATTAGGCGGTTTGGCTGCTGGTTTACTGTTAATTCGCTGGTCATTATTTCGTGCCTTACTTGTTTTTGGTTTAATTCAGGCAATTACCAATGTCTTGTTTATTGCTCTGGCAATAAGTGGTAAAAATTTACCTTTGTTTGCTACGGCAGTTGTTTGTGATAATTTTGCTGCGGGTATGGGTTCAACTGCTCTGGTTGCCTTTTTTATGCGTTTGGTAAATCAGTCGTTTACTGCAACCCAGTTTTCTCTCTTAGTGGCATTAGCAACCCTACCACGCGTTTTCTCGGGTCCTGTTGCCGCAATGTTGCAAATGTGGTTGGGATGGGTGGGTTTATATCAATTATCGTTCGTATTAGCTCTGGGATTTATTCCTTTTCTCCTCATGATTCGTGAACAAACCAAGGTTGTTAATGAGCCTGGTTTTGGAGAGCCGGAACTAAAAGTCGTTCATTAG
- a CDS encoding transporter codes for MRAYRIFQQASSGKPGAQPLVKKLAYAFIGLGSLYFNNLYAIPSQAATLNYSSGVGTPVTTTTADSLNKGSWSFSGRSEYYRLNPLSDQTLLEDPISESQLALLVNYLMINYGLTDNLTMGATLPYTRNYQLRTAFPDEEGFFSQVVNLGDVSGIADANLFGFWHVIDDNKFPLSTALIFGVNAPTGRTNAMTSYGVPFAAADQPGSGSWNPFAGLIFSKKLGEFSLSADCIYTHTTQGTQETLLGKIVDYNFAVVYPLVTQNNKEKNLNYSIDGIVELNGEYLTQDKIAGMSDPNTGGNSLFFSPGFRINLGDSVSFYFSAGFPITETLRGTQVKSKYGIIGGIDLML; via the coding sequence ATGAGAGCATATAGAATTTTTCAGCAAGCTTCATCTGGTAAACCTGGGGCACAACCGTTGGTGAAAAAACTAGCTTATGCATTCATTGGTTTAGGGAGTCTTTACTTCAATAATCTTTATGCCATCCCTTCACAGGCTGCAACATTAAATTATTCAAGCGGGGTAGGTACTCCCGTCACTACGACAACTGCAGATAGTTTGAATAAGGGCAGTTGGTCGTTTAGTGGAAGATCAGAATATTATCGCCTTAATCCGTTGTCAGATCAGACCTTATTAGAGGATCCCATATCAGAAAGTCAATTAGCTCTTTTAGTTAATTACCTGATGATCAACTATGGCCTAACCGATAATCTCACAATGGGTGCAACGCTGCCTTATACCCGCAATTATCAATTACGTACCGCATTTCCTGATGAAGAAGGTTTTTTTTCTCAGGTAGTTAATCTGGGAGATGTATCCGGTATAGCCGATGCGAACCTTTTTGGGTTTTGGCACGTGATCGATGATAACAAATTTCCCTTGTCAACTGCGCTTATTTTCGGTGTTAACGCTCCTACCGGTAGAACCAATGCAATGACTTCTTACGGGGTACCTTTTGCCGCTGCGGATCAACCAGGTAGCGGCTCCTGGAACCCTTTCGCCGGTTTAATTTTTTCTAAAAAATTGGGAGAATTTTCACTCAGTGCTGATTGTATTTATACTCACACAACCCAAGGTACCCAAGAAACGCTGTTAGGTAAAATAGTGGATTATAATTTTGCAGTAGTTTATCCCCTGGTTACTCAAAATAATAAAGAGAAAAATCTCAACTACTCCATTGATGGTATTGTTGAGTTAAACGGTGAATACCTTACTCAAGATAAAATTGCGGGAATGAGCGATCCTAATACCGGAGGTAATAGCCTCTTTTTCTCGCCAGGATTCAGAATTAATCTGGGAGATAGTGTCTCCTTCTATTTTTCTGCCGGTTTTCCTATTACTGAAACACTACGCGGAACACAGGTAAAATCAAAATACGGGATAATTGGTGGCATTGATCTCATGTTATAA
- a CDS encoding GlcG/HbpS family heme-binding protein — translation MLRTVQELSLEMAEVMAEQAEKYAVKNNIRIAIAIMDNHGNLKLFKRMDGNNFVSVRMSQLKAMTSASIPISTKELAERNNTYSNSPYTSVPDIVFLEGGLAIISKAGQHLGSIGISGANPELDGLCARAALDAIQDYL, via the coding sequence ATGTTACGAACTGTACAAGAACTTTCTCTTGAAATGGCAGAGGTAATGGCCGAGCAGGCGGAAAAATATGCTGTTAAAAATAATATACGTATTGCTATTGCCATCATGGATAATCACGGTAATTTAAAGTTATTTAAAAGAATGGATGGCAACAATTTTGTTAGTGTTCGTATGTCTCAATTGAAAGCGATGACTTCTGCCAGTATTCCAATTTCTACCAAAGAGCTGGCAGAACGAAATAATACTTATTCCAATAGTCCTTATACTTCTGTTCCAGACATCGTTTTCCTCGAAGGCGGGCTAGCGATTATTAGCAAGGCAGGCCAGCATTTAGGCTCAATAGGTATTAGTGGAGCCAATCCTGAACTGGATGGTCTCTGTGCGCGAGCAGCGCTTGACGCAATCCAAGACTACTTATAG
- a CDS encoding NAD-dependent epimerase/dehydratase family protein, protein MLFKTYFLVGGAGFIGSHFLDALLADKTTQKVTVYDNFSSGKEWHYQQHNGDSRFSVVNGDVKESDKLNKAIEGHEVVMHFAANPDIARAVKEPSIDFTDGIYLTFQVLEAARLAKVKRIIYTSGSGVYGEVPIESPENQGGMYPISTYGASKLGSEAFICSYCHMFDMTACVFRFANVVGPRQTHGVGYDFIRKLSNDPTTLEILGDGTQSKSYIHIQDVIAAVLLANSHLTKKYEVYNVATGDCISVHDIAQIVVKCMKIKEPVNFQFTGGDRGWKGDVPVVRLNTEKIHSLGWCCQQNSAHAIEASVLAMIKELELLA, encoded by the coding sequence ATGCTTTTTAAAACTTATTTTCTGGTTGGTGGGGCAGGTTTTATAGGTTCTCATTTTTTAGATGCCTTGTTAGCGGACAAAACAACGCAAAAAGTGACGGTGTATGATAATTTTTCTTCTGGTAAAGAATGGCATTATCAGCAGCACAATGGCGACTCGCGTTTTTCAGTGGTTAATGGTGACGTTAAAGAAAGCGACAAACTGAATAAGGCGATCGAAGGCCACGAGGTTGTTATGCATTTTGCAGCCAATCCGGATATTGCCCGGGCGGTTAAGGAACCGAGTATTGATTTTACTGATGGTATTTATCTTACCTTCCAGGTATTAGAAGCAGCACGATTGGCAAAGGTGAAACGAATTATCTACACCTCAGGCAGCGGAGTCTATGGTGAAGTCCCTATTGAAAGCCCTGAGAATCAAGGCGGTATGTATCCCATTTCTACCTACGGAGCCAGTAAATTAGGTAGTGAAGCGTTTATTTGCAGTTATTGCCATATGTTTGATATGACTGCCTGCGTTTTTCGTTTCGCCAATGTCGTAGGACCTCGTCAAACACATGGAGTAGGGTACGATTTTATAAGAAAGCTTAGTAACGATCCGACCACCCTGGAAATTTTAGGCGATGGTACACAAAGCAAATCGTATATCCATATTCAGGATGTCATTGCGGCAGTTTTACTGGCAAATAGTCACTTAACAAAAAAATATGAGGTCTATAACGTAGCGACTGGCGATTGTATCAGTGTCCATGATATTGCCCAAATTGTTGTCAAATGCATGAAGATAAAAGAGCCAGTCAATTTTCAATTTACCGGGGGTGATAGGGGGTGGAAAGGTGATGTTCCGGTGGTGCGTTTAAACACTGAGAAAATTCATTCCTTGGGATGGTGTTGCCAACAAAATTCTGCCCATGCGATCGAAGCATCCGTTTTGGCGATGATTAAAGAATTAGAGTTGTTGGCCTAA